In one window of Zhihengliuella sp. ISTPL4 DNA:
- a CDS encoding CPBP family intramembrane glutamic endopeptidase, which produces MPVRSDEPRDEGRGRLWWEIAIVLALGLGQSAIYAIVQLAYRLTDDTPLADQTATLNPSRSDREVFDLIYQVLSIGFALVPVLLVCFLLWQRRRPHLERLGLDDTRVAGDVGRGVLLVLAIGVPGLALYLGGRALGLFVAVNPAGLDAHWWTVPILLLAAARASLQEEFVVLGYLFARLRQLGWSPWTIIVSTSVLRATYHLYQGPGAFIGNLAMGLLFGWLYHRTGRLLPFLVAHFLIDAAAFVGYPWAAATWPALFGLPG; this is translated from the coding sequence GTGCCCGTCCGGAGCGACGAGCCGCGCGATGAAGGTCGAGGACGCCTGTGGTGGGAGATCGCCATCGTGCTCGCCCTGGGACTGGGCCAGTCCGCGATCTACGCGATCGTGCAGCTCGCCTATCGGCTCACGGACGACACGCCCCTCGCGGATCAGACGGCCACCCTCAACCCCTCCCGCAGCGACCGGGAGGTGTTCGACCTCATCTATCAGGTGCTGTCGATCGGCTTCGCCCTGGTGCCGGTGCTGCTCGTCTGCTTCCTGCTGTGGCAGCGCCGTCGCCCGCACCTGGAGCGCCTCGGCCTGGACGACACCCGGGTGGCGGGCGACGTCGGCCGCGGCGTGCTCCTCGTCCTCGCGATCGGCGTGCCGGGACTGGCGCTCTACCTCGGCGGACGGGCGCTCGGACTGTTCGTGGCCGTGAACCCCGCGGGTCTGGACGCGCACTGGTGGACCGTGCCGATCCTCCTGCTCGCCGCCGCCCGCGCATCGCTCCAGGAGGAGTTCGTCGTGCTCGGGTACCTGTTCGCCCGCCTGCGGCAGCTCGGGTGGTCGCCGTGGACGATCATCGTCTCGACATCGGTGCTCCGTGCGACGTACCACCTGTATCAGGGGCCCGGCGCCTTCATCGGCAACCTCGCGATGGGGCTGCTGTTCGGGTGGCTCTACCACCGCACCGGTCGGCTGCTGCCGTTCCTGGTGGCGCACTTCCTCATCGACGCGGCGGCGTTCGTCGGCTACCCCTGGGCCGCGGCGACCTGGCCCGCCCTGTTCGGCCTTCCCGGCTGA
- a CDS encoding ABC transporter permease yields MPDPTTQNHYVAPVQTETISVDAVRIAEKPRNLWRDAWSDLRRRPLFWFSVVLAVFFIVMALWPTLFTSAPPNSDCQLGNSNAGPTEGHPLGFTFQGCDIYSRIVWGAQTSLSVGLLATAISSILGLIMGAFAGFYGGWLDSVLSRIGDIFFAIPYILAAVVVMTVFSQYRSVPVLALAIGGFAWAATARVVRAEVLRVRQSDFVVASRALGRSKFRTLVGHVIPNALAPLLVVSTLGLAASIVAEATLSFLGVGLGSNVMSWGNDIGAAQASLRVAPMALIYPSIALTLAVLAFVTLGELIRDAIDPKARARR; encoded by the coding sequence ATGCCTGACCCCACCACGCAGAATCACTATGTCGCTCCGGTCCAGACCGAGACCATCTCCGTCGATGCCGTGCGGATCGCTGAGAAGCCCCGAAACCTCTGGCGGGATGCCTGGTCGGACCTCCGACGTCGTCCGCTGTTCTGGTTCTCGGTCGTCCTCGCGGTGTTCTTCATCGTGATGGCGCTCTGGCCCACCCTGTTCACGTCGGCGCCACCGAACTCCGACTGCCAGCTCGGGAACAGCAACGCCGGTCCGACCGAAGGACATCCGCTGGGCTTCACGTTCCAGGGGTGCGACATCTACTCCCGCATCGTCTGGGGCGCGCAGACGTCGCTCTCCGTCGGCCTCCTCGCCACCGCCATCTCCTCGATCCTCGGGCTCATCATGGGGGCGTTCGCCGGTTTCTACGGCGGCTGGCTCGACTCGGTGCTGTCGCGGATCGGTGACATCTTCTTCGCCATTCCGTACATCCTCGCCGCGGTCGTCGTCATGACGGTCTTCTCCCAGTACCGCTCGGTGCCCGTGCTCGCGCTCGCGATCGGTGGTTTCGCGTGGGCGGCGACCGCTCGTGTCGTGCGGGCGGAGGTGCTGCGCGTCCGGCAGTCCGACTTCGTCGTGGCGTCCCGTGCGCTCGGGCGCTCGAAGTTCCGCACCCTGGTCGGACACGTGATCCCGAACGCGCTCGCTCCGCTGCTCGTGGTGTCGACGCTGGGCCTCGCCGCCTCGATCGTGGCGGAGGCCACGCTGTCGTTCCTCGGCGTCGGGCTGGGAAGCAATGTGATGTCCTGGGGCAACGACATCGGTGCCGCGCAGGCATCGCTGCGCGTGGCGCCCATGGCGCTCATCTATCCGTCGATCGCGCTCACGCTGGCCGTGCTCGCCTTCGTCACTCTCGGCGAGCTCATCCGAGACGCCATCGACCCGAAGGCGAGGGCACGGCGATGA
- a CDS encoding ABC transporter permease, which translates to MLGYILRRLLQVIPVFFGATLLIYFLVFAMPGDPILGLFGDRTPNPAVVAQLREQYHLDDPFLVQYWYYITGVFQGDLGTTFSGRPVSTVLAETLPVTGRLAVMAIGIEFVLAIIIGTVSALRKGKLFDHTMLIVALVAIAIPIFVVAFLAQYFLAIKLGWFKPTVGSDNDWGGLWLPAIVLGFSLYAVSMRLMRSSVIDTLNQDWVRTAYSKGLSRGRVIPVHVLRNSLIPVITNSATNFGVLLVGATVTEGIFNVPGVGNTLYQAAIRNEGPTVVSFVTVFVILYVLVNLVIDLLYGLLDPRIRYA; encoded by the coding sequence ATGCTCGGCTACATCCTGAGACGTCTCCTGCAGGTGATCCCGGTCTTCTTCGGGGCCACCCTGCTCATCTACTTCCTCGTGTTCGCCATGCCCGGTGACCCGATTCTCGGGCTCTTCGGCGACCGGACCCCGAACCCGGCCGTGGTGGCACAGCTGCGCGAGCAGTACCACCTGGACGACCCGTTCCTGGTGCAGTACTGGTACTACATCACCGGTGTCTTCCAAGGCGACCTCGGCACGACCTTCTCCGGTCGGCCGGTGTCGACCGTGCTGGCCGAGACGCTTCCCGTCACCGGTCGACTCGCGGTGATGGCCATCGGCATCGAGTTCGTGCTGGCGATCATCATCGGCACGGTCTCCGCGCTGCGCAAGGGCAAGCTCTTCGACCACACGATGCTCATCGTCGCGCTCGTGGCGATCGCGATCCCGATCTTCGTCGTCGCGTTCCTGGCGCAGTACTTCCTCGCCATCAAGCTGGGCTGGTTCAAGCCGACCGTCGGATCGGACAACGACTGGGGTGGCCTGTGGCTGCCGGCCATCGTTCTGGGCTTCAGCCTGTACGCCGTGAGCATGCGGCTGATGCGCAGTTCGGTCATCGACACGCTCAACCAGGACTGGGTGCGCACTGCGTACAGCAAGGGACTGTCGCGCGGGCGGGTGATCCCCGTGCACGTGCTCCGCAACTCGCTCATCCCGGTGATCACGAACTCGGCGACGAACTTCGGCGTTCTGCTCGTCGGTGCGACCGTGACCGAGGGCATCTTCAATGTGCCGGGCGTCGGCAACACCCTGTACCAGGCGGCGATTCGCAATGAGGGGCCGACGGTGGTCTCCTTCGTCACGGTGTTCGTGATCCTGTACGTCCTGGTCAACCTCGTCATCGACCTGCTGTACGGTCTGCTCGACCCAAGGATCCGCTATGCCTGA
- a CDS encoding dipeptide ABC transporter ATP-binding protein: protein MSARATAQIPLLSVRDLTVAFRTQEGEKEVLHGASFDIFPGETVAIVGESGSGKSTTASAIVNLLPGTGVVTGGSITLDGRELTKLGRREMEAVRGREIGFVPQDPMSNLNPVWSIGFQVKEAIRANGIARGREAVKARTIEVLKQAGLADAERRLHQYPHQFSGGMRQRALIGIGLAADPKLLIADEPTSALDVTVQRVILDHMATLTRDKGTSVLLITHDLGLAAERAEKIIVMSNGNIVEAGPSRQILENPQHPYTQRLVGAAPSVASQRIQAVVEDRGIETLDDLAAIPPTVRVAGLTKDYKIRQGNFRSEAFRAVDDVSFEIPRGKTLALVGESGSGKSTVAKMVLKLEEPTSGTIEIDGQDVSRLSNAQAFGLRRRMQPVFQDPYGSLDPLRNIGNTISEPLQIHGVGDRAAQRERVEELLDQVALPRALATRYPNELSGGQRQRVAIARALALKPDIVVLDEAVSALDVLVQDQILQLLAELQSELNLTYLFITHDLAVVRVSSDLVCVMEKGKVVEQGTVDEIFANPQEEYTDRLLKAIPGASIPLGGR, encoded by the coding sequence ATGAGCGCACGCGCAACCGCACAGATCCCGCTGCTCAGCGTCCGCGACCTCACGGTCGCGTTCCGCACCCAAGAGGGGGAGAAGGAGGTCCTCCACGGAGCGAGCTTCGACATCTTCCCCGGCGAGACCGTGGCGATCGTGGGTGAGTCCGGTTCGGGGAAGTCGACCACGGCCAGCGCGATCGTGAATCTGCTTCCCGGTACCGGTGTCGTCACCGGGGGGTCGATCACGCTCGACGGTCGGGAGCTGACGAAGCTCGGCCGCCGGGAGATGGAGGCCGTCCGCGGCCGTGAGATCGGCTTCGTCCCCCAGGACCCGATGTCCAACCTCAACCCGGTGTGGAGCATCGGTTTCCAGGTGAAGGAGGCGATCCGCGCGAACGGGATCGCCCGGGGCCGCGAGGCCGTGAAAGCGCGGACCATCGAGGTGCTGAAGCAGGCGGGTCTGGCCGATGCCGAACGGCGTCTGCACCAGTATCCCCATCAGTTCTCCGGCGGCATGCGCCAACGAGCGCTGATCGGTATCGGTCTCGCGGCCGATCCGAAACTGCTGATCGCCGACGAGCCGACCTCGGCACTGGACGTCACGGTGCAGCGGGTCATCCTCGATCACATGGCGACGCTCACGCGTGACAAGGGCACCTCGGTGCTCCTCATCACGCACGACCTCGGCCTCGCGGCCGAGCGTGCGGAGAAGATCATCGTGATGAGCAACGGCAACATCGTGGAAGCGGGGCCGAGCCGGCAGATCCTGGAGAACCCGCAGCATCCGTACACGCAGCGACTGGTCGGGGCCGCGCCCAGTGTCGCGTCGCAGCGCATCCAGGCGGTCGTGGAGGATCGGGGCATCGAGACGCTGGACGACCTCGCCGCCATCCCACCGACGGTGCGCGTCGCCGGACTCACCAAGGACTACAAGATCCGTCAGGGAAACTTCCGCAGCGAAGCCTTCCGGGCGGTCGACGACGTCTCCTTCGAGATCCCGCGGGGGAAGACCCTCGCGCTCGTGGGCGAGTCCGGGTCCGGCAAGTCGACCGTCGCGAAGATGGTCCTGAAGCTCGAGGAGCCCACCAGCGGCACCATCGAGATCGACGGCCAGGATGTGTCCCGCCTCTCGAACGCGCAGGCGTTCGGGCTGCGTCGCCGCATGCAGCCGGTGTTCCAGGATCCGTACGGTTCGCTCGATCCGCTGCGCAACATCGGGAACACGATCTCGGAGCCGCTGCAGATCCACGGTGTGGGCGACCGCGCCGCGCAGCGGGAGCGCGTCGAGGAGCTCCTCGACCAGGTGGCCTTGCCCCGTGCGCTGGCCACCCGGTATCCGAACGAGCTGTCCGGCGGTCAGCGGCAGCGCGTCGCGATCGCTCGGGCGCTCGCCCTCAAGCCTGACATCGTCGTGCTCGACGAGGCGGTGTCGGCGCTCGACGTGCTCGTGCAGGACCAGATCCTGCAGCTGCTCGCCGAACTCCAGTCGGAGCTGAACCTGACCTACCTCTTCATCACGCACGACCTCGCGGTCGTCCGGGTCTCCAGCGACCTGGTCTGCGTCATGGAGAAGGGCAAGGTCGTCGAGCAGGGGACGGTCGACGAGATCTTCGCGAACCCGCAGGAGGAGTACACGGATCGTCTTCTCAAAGCGATCCCTGGCGCGTCGATCCCGCTCGGCGGCCGCTGA